In Pedobacter sp. SL55, the following proteins share a genomic window:
- a CDS encoding iron chaperone: MEKYTTIDQYIASFSQETQKILQQLREDLQKMVPEAKQKISYAIPTFELNGNLIHFAGYKNHIGLYPGSKAIEVFAEDLKGYHTSKGTVQLPIDKPLPMDLIKKIVDFCVAENLAKKKKK, from the coding sequence ATGGAAAAATATACCACAATAGATCAATACATCGCATCTTTCTCTCAAGAAACTCAAAAAATTTTACAGCAACTGAGAGAAGACCTACAAAAGATGGTTCCAGAAGCGAAGCAGAAAATCAGCTATGCTATACCTACCTTTGAGCTAAATGGTAACTTAATCCATTTCGCAGGTTATAAAAACCATATCGGTCTATATCCAGGAAGCAAAGCTATTGAGGTTTTCGCAGAAGATTTGAAAGGTTACCACACTTCTAAAGGCACAGTTCAGTTGCCTATAGATAAACCATTGCCAATGGATTTAATTAAAAAGATTGTAGATTTTTGTGTAGCGGAAAACTTGGCGAAAAAGAAGAAGAAATAA
- a CDS encoding RNA-binding S4 domain-containing protein codes for MAEAEKLRIDKYLWAIRVFKTRSMATDACKAGRVKLKGQNIKPSAIVKIGDVYQISKGAERKVIEVVDFSYNRTDAKIAVTKYKDLTPVEETRAFKSVFHAPTLQRDRGAGRPTKKDRRETDDLIGSFWAYEDE; via the coding sequence ATGGCAGAAGCAGAAAAACTACGTATCGATAAATATCTTTGGGCAATTCGGGTGTTTAAAACTAGAAGTATGGCAACTGATGCCTGCAAAGCTGGACGTGTGAAGTTAAAAGGGCAGAACATTAAACCCTCTGCTATAGTTAAAATTGGCGATGTTTATCAAATTAGTAAAGGCGCAGAGCGAAAAGTGATAGAAGTGGTAGATTTTTCTTACAACAGAACTGATGCTAAAATTGCCGTTACCAAATACAAAGATTTAACTCCTGTGGAAGAAACTCGTGCTTTTAAATCGGTTTTTCATGCGCCAACTTTACAAAGAGATAGGGGAGCGGGCAGGCCAACCAAGAAAGACAGACGTGAAACGGACGATTTAATAGGTAGCTTTTGGGCTTATGAAGATGAATAG
- a CDS encoding 2,3,4,5-tetrahydropyridine-2,6-dicarboxylate N-succinyltransferase: MIAELKKQIEEAWEDRSLLQYKEYSEAIEVVIQKLNAGEIRVAEPILNGWGINEWIKKAVILYFPIKQMGETKAGPFVFHDKMDLKTDYKEKGVRVVPMASARYGAFLAPGVIMMPSYVNIGAYVDEGTMVDTWATVGSCAQIGKRVHLSGGVGIGGVLEPVQAAPVIIEDDCFLGSRAIVVEGVRVEKEAVLGANVVLTASTKIIDVTGETPVEYKGIVPARSVVIPGSYTKKFPAGEYQVPCALIIGKRKESTDKKTSLNDALRENNVAV; the protein is encoded by the coding sequence ATGATCGCTGAACTTAAAAAACAAATAGAAGAAGCTTGGGAAGATAGAAGCTTATTACAATACAAAGAATATTCTGAAGCTATTGAAGTCGTTATCCAAAAACTAAATGCTGGCGAAATTAGAGTTGCCGAGCCAATTTTAAATGGTTGGGGAATTAACGAATGGATTAAAAAAGCGGTAATCCTTTATTTCCCTATTAAGCAAATGGGCGAAACTAAGGCTGGTCCTTTTGTTTTCCATGATAAAATGGATTTAAAAACCGATTATAAAGAAAAAGGTGTACGTGTAGTACCAATGGCAAGTGCTCGTTACGGTGCTTTCTTGGCACCTGGCGTAATCATGATGCCTTCTTATGTAAATATTGGCGCCTATGTAGACGAAGGCACAATGGTTGATACTTGGGCTACCGTAGGTTCATGTGCACAAATCGGTAAACGTGTGCACTTAAGTGGTGGCGTTGGTATTGGTGGTGTTTTAGAGCCAGTTCAAGCAGCTCCAGTTATTATAGAAGACGATTGTTTCTTAGGTTCTAGAGCAATTGTGGTAGAAGGCGTTCGTGTAGAAAAAGAAGCTGTTTTAGGCGCAAATGTGGTATTAACTGCCTCAACTAAAATTATTGATGTAACTGGCGAAACTCCAGTAGAATACAAGGGTATTGTACCGGCTCGTTCAGTAGTAATCCCAGGTTCATACACTAAAAAATTTCCAGCTGGCGAGTACCAAGTACCGTGTGCTTTAATTATTGGAAAGCGTAAAGAATCAACAGATAAAAAGACTTCTCTTAATGATGCCTTGAGAGAAAACAACGTAGCGGTTTAG
- the mnmD gene encoding tRNA (5-methylaminomethyl-2-thiouridine)(34)-methyltransferase MnmD: MNILTPTADGSNTLFNEEIGEHYHSAHGALQESKHVFIEAGLKHGLEKLKTSEIDVLEVGFGTGLNFLLSYKHCTEVDKKLNYHSIEAFPLSVETLISTGYNQYVPEKNWDSFINNYEKALESEVELSESCKLQISHTTLQNFSTEKQFDVLYFDAFSVRHQPELWTNEIIAHACSFIKTGGIFVTYAITGNLKRAVKACGFEIEKLPGAPGKREMLRAVKMI, encoded by the coding sequence ATGAACATCCTCACTCCCACTGCCGACGGCTCTAATACCTTATTCAACGAAGAAATTGGAGAACATTACCATTCGGCACATGGTGCTTTACAAGAAAGTAAACACGTTTTTATAGAAGCTGGGTTAAAACATGGCTTGGAAAAATTGAAAACATCCGAAATTGATGTTTTAGAAGTAGGTTTTGGTACAGGATTGAATTTTCTGTTGAGTTATAAACATTGCACGGAAGTAGATAAAAAACTGAACTATCATTCTATTGAAGCTTTTCCGTTATCCGTAGAAACACTTATTTCTACTGGCTACAATCAATACGTGCCAGAAAAAAACTGGGATAGCTTTATCAATAATTATGAAAAGGCTCTTGAAAGTGAAGTCGAGCTTTCGGAAAGCTGCAAACTACAAATCAGTCATACTACGCTGCAAAATTTTAGTACCGAAAAACAATTTGACGTTTTATATTTTGATGCATTTTCGGTAAGGCACCAACCCGAACTTTGGACCAACGAAATAATTGCCCACGCCTGTAGTTTCATAAAAACAGGTGGCATTTTTGTAACCTATGCCATTACGGGTAATCTAAAAAGAGCGGTAAAAGCTTGTGGCTTCGAGATTGAAAAACTACCCGGCGCACCAGGAAAAAGAGAAATGTTAAGGGCTGTTAAAATGATTTAA
- the mazG gene encoding nucleoside triphosphate pyrophosphohydrolase, giving the protein MPDNIPPVSSATPDGAFLRLLNVLDTLRTQCPWDKKQTMETLRHLTIEETYELSDAILDGDMQEIKKELGDVMMHLVFYARIGDEQNQFNITDVLNGVCDKLISRHPHIYGDVEVENEEQVKQNWEKLKLKEGNKSVLAGVPTSLPALVKASRIQEKARGVGFDWEEKQQVWEKVEEELQEFKDEFNIANGKEIDIEKAEAEFGDLLFSLVNYARFVDINPENALEKTNKKFIKRFQYLEEKAKESGKALQDMTLADMDIYWNEAKKLP; this is encoded by the coding sequence ATGCCTGATAATATCCCTCCTGTAAGTTCTGCAACACCAGATGGTGCTTTTTTACGCTTGTTAAATGTACTGGATACTTTACGTACACAATGCCCATGGGATAAGAAACAAACCATGGAAACGCTACGCCACTTAACCATTGAAGAAACCTACGAACTCTCTGATGCCATTTTAGATGGAGATATGCAGGAAATCAAAAAAGAGTTAGGCGATGTAATGATGCACCTAGTTTTTTACGCCAGAATTGGGGACGAGCAAAATCAGTTCAACATTACAGATGTTTTAAATGGCGTTTGCGATAAACTGATTAGCAGGCATCCGCATATTTATGGAGACGTGGAAGTAGAAAACGAAGAACAAGTAAAACAAAATTGGGAAAAACTGAAGCTGAAGGAAGGGAACAAATCCGTTTTAGCCGGCGTACCAACTTCTTTGCCGGCATTGGTTAAGGCTAGTAGAATACAAGAAAAAGCTAGAGGCGTTGGCTTTGATTGGGAAGAAAAACAACAGGTTTGGGAAAAGGTAGAGGAAGAATTGCAAGAATTTAAGGATGAATTTAACATTGCCAATGGTAAAGAAATTGATATTGAAAAAGCCGAAGCTGAGTTTGGGGATTTGTTATTTTCGTTGGTAAACTATGCTCGTTTTGTAGATATCAACCCAGAAAATGCTTTAGAAAAAACGAACAAGAAGTTCATCAAACGTTTTCAATACCTAGAAGAAAAAGCCAAAGAAAGTGGAAAAGCTTTACAAGACATGACCTTGGCCGATATGGATATCTACTGGAACGAAGCGAAAAAACTCCCGTAA
- a CDS encoding MmcQ/YjbR family DNA-binding protein produces MDIESFREYCLSLPGTTEGMKWDHLCFMIEEKIFVILAIDDGNRFSTKCTPEEFDELIARDGIKQAYHLAKRQWVQIENLDVLNDKELKQRVERSRELVLVKLPKKIQAKYA; encoded by the coding sequence ATGGATATCGAAAGTTTCAGAGAATATTGTTTAAGCCTACCTGGCACTACCGAAGGCATGAAATGGGATCATCTTTGTTTTATGATTGAAGAGAAAATCTTCGTGATTTTAGCCATTGATGACGGAAACAGATTTTCTACCAAATGCACGCCAGAAGAATTTGATGAGTTGATTGCTAGAGATGGTATCAAACAAGCTTACCATTTGGCCAAAAGGCAATGGGTGCAGATAGAAAATCTAGATGTTTTAAATGATAAAGAGCTTAAACAGCGAGTAGAACGTTCTAGAGAGTTGGTCTTGGTAAAGTTGCCAAAAAAGATACAGGCGAAGTATGCTTAA
- a CDS encoding IS3 family transposase (programmed frameshift), producing the protein MKTTQFTEAQIVSILRQHEKGVKVTDIARANGISEKTFYRWRSKYGGMEINDLKRLKELEAENSKLKRMYTDLALLNDALKDLIEKKPLAPCDKKEAVTFLLVEHQISKRKACDSIKISRSSFSYLARIKQDDKYIELLNGLTEKHVSIGFWQCYHRIRKSGEMINHKKLYRIYTALKLNIRRRAKKRLPARVKQALFQPGKINEVWSIDFMSDSLWDGRKIRLLNVIDDFNREVLTIETDTSLPTLRVIRSLEEIAQQRGYPKMIRVDNGPEFISAKLDIWSKENKIQLVFIQPGEPTQNAYIERLNGTFRRDILNAYVFKSIQEVRTISEEWMNDYNYSRPHRALKNKTPIEYKLCQ; encoded by the exons ATGAAAACAACACAATTTACAGAGGCACAGATTGTTTCAATATTGAGACAGCATGAAAAAGGCGTTAAGGTAACAGATATTGCCAGAGCAAACGGCATATCAGAGAAGACCTTCTATCGATGGCGAAGCAAATATGGCGGGATGGAAATTAACGATCTCAAACGCCTAAAGGAACTTGAGGCAGAAAACTCCAAGCTGAAACGGATGTATACCGATCTGGCACTTTTGAACGATGCGCTAAAGGATCTGATTGAAAAAAAGC CTTTAGCGCCTTGCGATAAAAAAGAAGCTGTTACTTTTCTGCTTGTCGAACATCAGATCAGTAAGCGCAAGGCTTGTGATAGCATTAAAATCTCAAGAAGCAGCTTCAGTTACTTGGCCCGCATAAAGCAGGATGACAAGTACATTGAACTATTAAATGGTTTGACAGAAAAGCACGTAAGCATAGGTTTTTGGCAATGCTACCATCGGATAAGAAAGTCAGGGGAAATGATCAACCATAAAAAACTCTACAGGATTTACACCGCACTAAAACTGAACATAAGAAGAAGGGCTAAAAAAAGATTGCCAGCAAGGGTAAAACAGGCTTTGTTCCAGCCCGGCAAAATCAACGAGGTCTGGAGCATAGATTTTATGAGTGACAGCTTATGGGATGGCAGAAAAATAAGGTTATTGAACGTGATTGATGATTTTAACAGGGAAGTTTTAACGATAGAAACAGACACATCGCTGCCAACATTACGGGTAATAAGGAGTTTGGAAGAAATCGCCCAGCAAAGGGGTTATCCCAAAATGATAAGGGTTGACAACGGGCCAGAATTTATTAGTGCAAAACTGGATATTTGGAGCAAGGAAAATAAGATCCAACTTGTGTTCATTCAGCCTGGTGAGCCCACGCAAAATGCTTATATCGAAAGGTTAAACGGAACTTTCAGAAGGGATATATTAAATGCCTACGTATTTAAATCAATTCAGGAAGTAAGAACAATAAGTGAAGAATGGATGAATGACTATAACTATAGTAGGCCACATAGAGCACTCAAAAATAAAACACCAATAGAATACAAATTATGCCAATAA
- a CDS encoding AI-2E family transporter — protein MQIQLPFIVRLTLTLLSILMLGYLAIIGKSILSPLLFSLLLAFLMLPLANFLEVKLKLTRSLATILTVVIMLTVIYGVGHFFALQLSELWNDWPLLEKQVTNSFHELQHWISKTFHVNISKQETYLADSAEKALATSATVVGTTLITLSSSLLFVAFTLLFTFFFLNYRRLLYKFLSTVFIEEHRTKVTETVNEIQYIIKKYITGLFIQMVIVSMLMVLTLSILGVKYAILLGLVAGIFNIIPYLGISISLIISVLITFATAGATKALFVLFAYVGIHTIDGNILMPLIVGSKVKINALIAFIGIVVGEMLWGISGMFLCMPYLAMLKIIFQKVDGLHAWAILLGEEQKVPRIKKRRSLFKTKKVIKTDERTN, from the coding sequence ATGCAAATACAATTACCTTTTATAGTGAGGCTCACTTTAACACTATTATCCATTTTAATGCTGGGTTACCTTGCTATTATTGGTAAAAGTATACTCTCTCCCTTATTATTTTCGTTGCTTTTGGCATTTTTAATGTTGCCTTTGGCTAATTTCTTAGAAGTAAAACTGAAGCTAACCAGAAGCTTGGCAACCATACTCACTGTAGTAATTATGCTTACGGTAATTTATGGTGTTGGTCATTTTTTCGCTTTGCAACTAAGCGAACTTTGGAACGATTGGCCGCTACTAGAAAAACAAGTTACCAACTCTTTTCACGAATTACAGCACTGGATATCCAAAACTTTTCACGTTAACATTAGCAAACAAGAAACTTATTTGGCAGATAGTGCCGAAAAGGCATTGGCAACCAGCGCAACCGTTGTGGGAACCACATTAATTACACTTTCTTCTAGTTTATTGTTCGTTGCATTTACCCTGTTGTTTACTTTTTTCTTCCTCAACTACCGAAGGTTGCTCTATAAATTTCTGAGCACTGTATTTATAGAAGAGCATAGAACAAAAGTTACCGAAACCGTTAACGAGATACAATATATCATTAAAAAATACATTACTGGTTTATTTATACAAATGGTAATTGTAAGTATGCTAATGGTGCTTACATTGTCTATTTTAGGAGTTAAATACGCCATATTACTTGGCCTGGTGGCTGGTATTTTCAATATCATTCCTTATTTAGGAATTTCGATTTCTTTAATTATCAGTGTACTCATTACATTTGCCACCGCTGGAGCTACCAAAGCACTTTTTGTGCTATTTGCTTATGTTGGCATACACACTATTGATGGCAATATCTTGATGCCTTTAATTGTAGGTTCGAAAGTTAAAATCAATGCCTTAATTGCTTTTATAGGCATTGTAGTTGGCGAAATGCTCTGGGGAATTTCTGGAATGTTTTTATGTATGCCTTACCTAGCAATGCTTAAAATTATTTTCCAAAAAGTTGATGGCTTACATGCTTGGGCAATTTTACTTGGCGAAGAACAAAAAGTTCCTCGAATAAAGAAAAGAAGATCGCTATTTAAAACCAAAAAAGTTATAAAAACTGATGAGCGAACCAACTAA